The following are encoded together in the Chiloscyllium punctatum isolate Juve2018m chromosome 41, sChiPun1.3, whole genome shotgun sequence genome:
- the psmg4 gene encoding proteasome assembly chaperone 4 isoform X1 gives MQAAGEAGAATQQTLSVHNFSEKLSEQMVHFHVLRMKDSFFLWVGSTPTLSNLAVAMCTKFDPMPVSTLILGDSSDTTPNSVAQRLAKKTGKQVFISYNLPSTNASLSLQVENRIKEEMKAHPDKF, from the exons ATGCAGGCTgcgggagaggctggggctgctACCCAGCAGACTCTGTCCGTGCACAACTTCAGCGAGAAGCTGTCGGAGCAGATGGTGCATTTTCACGTCCTCCGCATGAAGGACAGCTTCTTCTTATGGGTAGGGAGCACCCCTACCCTCTCCAACCTTGCTGTAGCCATGTGCACCAAGTTT GACCCAATGCCAGTGTCCACATTAATCCTTGGAGATTCCTCTGATACCACTCCAAACTCTGTGGCACAAAGACTAG CGAAGAAGACAGGAAAACAGGTTTTCATCAGCTACAATCTGCCCAGCACCAACGCCAGTCTCTCACTGCAGGTGGAAAACCGAATCAAAGAAGAAATGAAAGCTCATCCAGACAAGTTTTAG
- the psmg4 gene encoding proteasome assembly chaperone 4 isoform X2: MQAAGEAGAATQQTLSVHNFSEKLSEQMVHFHVLRMKDSFFLWDPMPVSTLILGDSSDTTPNSVAQRLAKKTGKQVFISYNLPSTNASLSLQVENRIKEEMKAHPDKF; this comes from the exons ATGCAGGCTgcgggagaggctggggctgctACCCAGCAGACTCTGTCCGTGCACAACTTCAGCGAGAAGCTGTCGGAGCAGATGGTGCATTTTCACGTCCTCCGCATGAAGGACAGCTTCTTCTTATGG GACCCAATGCCAGTGTCCACATTAATCCTTGGAGATTCCTCTGATACCACTCCAAACTCTGTGGCACAAAGACTAG CGAAGAAGACAGGAAAACAGGTTTTCATCAGCTACAATCTGCCCAGCACCAACGCCAGTCTCTCACTGCAGGTGGAAAACCGAATCAAAGAAGAAATGAAAGCTCATCCAGACAAGTTTTAG